A stretch of the Nicotiana tabacum cultivar K326 chromosome 6, ASM71507v2, whole genome shotgun sequence genome encodes the following:
- the LOC107817267 gene encoding ATP-dependent DNA helicase PIF1-like, with protein MPLALRNLFATILVHCNSMDVRKMWDTYYEDMSEDFRRIHDNSPATQLQCTLKSIKYFLESMSKRIQNFDIPAANQDLDNNSLSECREIIEERSTKIPAEDFDAQSKLNAEQEQAFKTILQRVDSGIVGLFFVDGPGGTGKTFLYRALLVNVRSRSMIALATTTSGVAVAILPGGRTAHSKFDIPLQTTDTTITNMSKQSGSAKLIRKAKLIIWDEAPMAKRQTIETVDRSFRDIMDNDEPFGGKVMVFGGDFRQVLPVVPKSTRAETINASLVKSYLWHKMEKIKLTKNMRARTDPAFSDFLLRIGDGEEPTIRDNLVQLPEEIVVKHIANSTAKDCLIREIFPSLDKNASCYKYMTERAILASRNEYIDQLNEKLIFKFPGESNIY; from the coding sequence ATGCCATTAGCTCTCAGAAATTTGTTTGCAACTATTTTggttcattgtaattcaatggaTGTTAGAAAGATGTGGGATACATATTACGAGGACATGTCAGAGGATTTTAGAAGGATACATGATAACTCTCCTGCTACTCAACTACAATGCACACTGAAAAGCATCAAATATTTCTTAGAGAGCATGAGCAAGAGAATTCAAAACTTTGACATACCTGCAGCTAATCAGGACCTGGATAATAATAGTCTATCAGAGTGCCGGGAAATAATTGAAGAAAGGTCTACAAAGATACCTGCAGAAGATTTCGACGCACAATCAAAGTTAAATGCAGAACAAGagcaagctttcaagactatattgcAAAGAGTAGACTCTGGAATAGTAGGATTGTTCTTTGTAGATGGACCTGGAGGAACCGGAAAAACATTTCTTTATCGTGCATTACTTGTAAATGTCAGATCAAGAAGCATGATAGCACTAGCAACAACAACAAGTGGTGTAGCAGTAGCAATTTTACCGGGGGGTCGAACTGCTCACTCTAAATTCGACATACCACTTCAAACAACTGATACGACAATCACAAATATGTCAAAACAGAGTGGTAGTGCAAAATTGATAAGAAAAGCAAAGTTGATAATCTGGGATGAAGCACCTATGGCAAAGCGTCAAACAATTGAAACTGTTGACAGGAGCTTTAGAGATATAATGGATAACGATGAACCATTTGGAGGCAAGGTAATGGTTTTTGGAGGTGATTTTCGACAAGTACTACCGGTAGTCCCAAAATCTACGAGAGCTGAAACAATAAATGCAAGCTTAGTAAAATCGTACTTGTGGCATAAAATGGAAAAGATTAAGTTAacaaaaaatatgagggcaagaACAGATCCCGCATTCAGTGATTTTCTACTACGCATCGGTGACGGGGAGGAACCAACCATAAGAGACAATTTGGTACAACTTCCAGAAGAAATAGTTGTCAAACATATTGCTAATAGTACTGCCAAAGACTgcttaataagagaaatatttccgTCATTAGATAAAAATGCAAGTTGCTACAAATACATGACAGAAAGAGCTATTTTAGCAagcagaaatgaatatattgATCAACTAAATGAGAAGTTAATTTTCAAGTTTCCTGGCGAAAGTAACATTTATTAG
- the LOC142181776 gene encoding uncharacterized protein LOC142181776 — MTCNTEWMEIQENLYPGQLPQDRLDLVTRVFRAKLQDLKDQIFNKRIFGPVAAHVFVVEFQKGGLPHIHLLLILEQGHKIISADQYDKFITAELPDKEDYPLLYELVVKHMMHGPCGNYCTTSPCMKDG, encoded by the coding sequence ATGACATGTAATACTGAATGGATGGAGATACAAGAGAACTTGTACCCAGGACAACTACCTCAAGATAGACTCGACTTAGTGACTAGAGTTTTTAGGGCAAAGTTGCAAGATTTAAAAGACCAGATTTTCAACAAAAGAATATTTGGCCCGGTTGCTGCACATGTATTTGTAGTTGAATTCCAAAAAGGAGGTCTGCCACACATACACCTTCTCCTAATACTTGAACAAGGACACAAGATAATATCAGCTGACCAATATGACAAGTTTATTACTGCTGAACTTCCTGATAAAGAAGACTATCCACTCTTGTATGAATTGGTTGTCAAGCATATGATGCATGGTCCATGTGGAAATTATTGTACAACAAGTCCCTGCATGAAGGATGGTTAG